The following DNA comes from Chloroflexota bacterium.
CCTACGGGTTGGGGAGCGGCACGTAGGGCGGCTATCCCTAGCCGCCACAGGGTGCCCCTGCCCCGCCCCGGCCTTCTCCGCGCGGGGCGAGCGGCCAGGGGTGAGCGGGGTCTCCTCCCTTCACTCATATTGCCTCCGCGCGCAAACTGCTGTATAATGCGCCCAGGCGGCCACAAACTGGCTCTATGCGCCGGGTGAGAGCGTATGAGCATCAAAGTCCTCCTCATAGACGATGAGCCGATGATGAAAAGAATGCTGGCGGAGGTCTTCCGCCCGCCCGAATTTGAGTTCCTGGCCGCGCCCGACGGCCGCGAAGGCCTGCGCTTGGCTTACGACTTCAGACCCGACGTGATCCTGCTGGACATCATGATGCCCGGCATGAGCGGCTGGGAGGTCTGCCAGCGCATCCGCGAATTCTCGCCGGTTCCCATCATCATGCTCACCGCCATGGGCCAGACGACCGACAAGGTGCGCGGCCTGGACATGGGCGCCGACGACTACATCACCAAACCCGTGGACCTGGAGGAAGTCCGGGCGCGGGTCAAGGCCCTGTTGCGGCGGGCTGCAGTGGGAGAACAAACGGCGTGCCTCTACTCCATCGGCGGGGACTATCTCACCATAGACCCCATCGCGAGGAGGGTGCGAGTCGCGGGACATGAGATTTCCCTGACTCCGACGGAATACAATTTGCTGTTGTACTTCGTAACGCACCCCGACCGCCCGCTCTCCTACGGCGAACTGCTGGACAACGTGTGGGGTCCCGGCTACGAGGGGGCCGTCAGCAACCTGAAACTCTATATCCTCTATCTGCGGCGCAAGATTGAGCCTGACCCCGAGAACCCCATCTACATCGTCAACGAGCGCGGCGTCGGCTATCGGTTCGTCCGCTCACCCCTGCAGGAGAAATGAACGTGGCCATCTACCAGTTTGAAAATCGCATCCCCACCATCGGCCAGAACACCTACATCCATCCTTCGGCCTCCGTCATCGGCGATGTCTCCATCGGCGAAGGGTGCTGGATCGGGCCAGGAGCCTCCATCAGGGGCGACTATGGCCGAATCACCATCGGCAACTACACGAGCATAGAGGAGAACGTGGTGGTGCACGCCAGGCCCGACGAGCAGACCGTCATCGGCGACTGGGTTACCATCGGCCACGCCGCGGTGATCCACAACGCCACCATTCACGACTACGCGGTCATCGGCATGCGCGCCGTCGTGAGCGACTGGGCCATCGTCGGCGTGTGGAGCGTCGTTGCCGAAGGGGCCGTCGTTCGGCAGAGCCAGGAAGTGCCCGGCGGCAAAATCGCCGTCGGGGTCCCCGCGCGCCTTCTGGAAAAAGATGTAACCGCCGAATACCGCGCCCAGTGGACCCATTTCAAGAAAATCTACGTGGACCTGGCGCGGCGGTACCCGGACGGGCTAAAACTGCTTCGCCCGTAGGTGTAGAACCGGGCGTGCCCAGGGCCAACACCCACACGCTCACGGAACAGGACGCGAGCATCCTACGGCTTCAGGATGACCTCCTCTTTCCCCTGAAGTCGGTCCAGAATTCGCGTGCAGATGATGTCCAGGTGGTCGGCAGAATTGACAAAATCCAGGTCATCTGCCGGGACTGTCAGCACAGGGCAGAGGTTGAAGCCTTCCATCCACACCCTGTACAACTCGTTCAGCCGCGCCAGGTAATCCTCGGTGATGCCCGACTCAATATCGCGCCCGCGCAGGCGAATGCGGCGGGCGAGGGTGGGCACCGAAGCCTGCAGGTAGATCAGCAGGCTCGGGATCGGCAGGTGGGCCGCGATCATGTCGTAGAGGCGAACGTAGGCGTCAAAATCCCGCTTGCGCATCATGCCCATGTCAAACAGAGCCTGGGCGAAGATGTGGCGGTCCTCGTAGATGCTCCTATCCTGGATCACGGATTCGGGCAGCGCGGCAATGCGGCGGTGGAGTTCGGCGCGATGCCCAAGGAAGAATATCTGCAGGTGAAAACTCCACTGCCTCATATCGGCGTAGAAGTCGGCCAGGTAGGGATTATCCTCCACGCTCTCGTAGTAGGCCTTCCACCCCAGCCGCTGCGCCACCAGGGTAGTCAGGCTGGTCTTGCCCGATCCGATGTTGCCCGCCACAATCACAAAGCGTTTCACCATCGCGACAGAGACCTCCTCCGAAACGAGTGAACGGCGGCTGCCTGGCAGATTGTAGCCGAAATAGCCTTGCGTGTCCACACGGCCCGCAAGCATCCCGCGATTCGGCCCAATCGCGTGGCGCCCATCCCTGCGGGGGACGAAGTACCAATGTTGGCGGCCAAGGTACGACGCACTTTCGGAAGCGGTCGCACCTATTGAATCTCGCTACTCCAATAGAACACTCGCATCTTCAGTTCGGCCCGTCAGAACAGGGGGCCGCTAGACGTAGGGCAAATTGGCAATTTGCCCTACGATGGCCGCCGAGAGAGCAGCGCCAACCGAATGTGCGACCTCCCGATGGGCCTCCTGGCGCTATGTTACCACATCGTGCGTTCTAATGAAAGAGCGAGCGTGAGTAGATGAGCGCGAAGCCCAGAGCAGCCGCTTTCTCAACCAGCGTGGTACAGTTCCTCGCCGCCAAACGTCATGCGCGGTTGAGCGAGGGCGGATTCCAGCGCGCCTATGCTCAGAATGGTGGCGATCCCGCCCGACTGCGCCATGATCCGAGCATGCACTCCAAGCGCTTCGCCAAGGGTGATGTAGCGTATCACTGCGCCGCCAGTCGCTTGTACAGATCAGCGTTCTTGCTCAGCACCTTCTCCGCGGCCTTTTGGAATGCCTCGTCAGGTTGGCTCAGGAGGTCTTCAATGCTTGCCCGCGCCAGGTCCTCCGGAGCAATTCCTAGCCGGGTTGCAAGTTCTCTCAGTTGGATGAGCCGATCATCGGGCAGAACGACTGTGATTGTACTCATCGCTCGCTACCTCCGCCTACCCAGGACTTGCCGATTCCTGGCGGCGTCCTGCATCGGCTGGTCTAGACATGAGTATAGCGCGAATCCTCGGCAAGTCAAGACCGCTCGGGGCAATCTCCATTCGGTCTGTTGCTCATGACATCATCCTTCTCACCGCTGCCACCAACTCGCTCCGAGGGATGACCGCCACATCCTTATCTCCCCGCCGCTTGACCTCCGCGCCGCCCTGCTTCATGGCGCGACGGCTAACGGTGATCCGCACCGGCACGCCGATGAGGTCGGCGTCGGCGAACTTGACGCCCGGACTCTCGGCGCGGTCGTCGTACAGCGTCTCCAGGCCCGCGCCCCGGAGTTCGGCGTACACCTCCTCGGCGGCGCGGCGCACCTCTTCGTCCTCCAGGTTCAGCCCCACCAGGTGGACATCATACGGCGCGACCGATGCCGGCCACAGAATGCCCCAGTCGTCGTGATGCTGCTCCACGATAACGGCCATGAGCCGCCCCAGGCCGATGCCGTAGGACCCCATGACGATGGGCCGCTCGGCGCCGTCGGCGTCCAGGTACGTCGCGCCCAGCGCCTCGCTGTAGCGCGTGCCCAGTTTGAACAGGTGGCCCACCTCAATGGCGCGGGTGGCCCGAAGGGGCGATCCGCACCGTCCGCAGGGAGCGCCGTCGTATGCGGCGGCGATGTCGGCGAAGAAGTCCGCCTGGAAGTCGCGCGGATAGTTGGCGTTGCGCACGTGGTAGCCCGAGCGGTTGGCCCCCGCGACGAAGTTGGCCCCCGTGGTGATGCTGGGGTCGGCAACCACCGTAAGGCCACGCACCCCGATGGGCGACGCATACCCCGCCGCGACGCCCGCCCTGGCCAGCGCCGCCTCGTCGGCGGGCGCGACGCTGCCCACGCCCAGCACCCGGCACAGTTTGGCCTCGTTCACCTCCAGGTCGCCGCGGATGACCGCAAAGATGAGCCGTTCGCCTGCGGTGTAGAACACGGCCTTCATCGTTTTGCTGGTGGGGACACCCAAAAAGTCGGCCACCGCCTGGATGGTCTTGCAGCCTGGCGTGGCCACTTCCTCCAGCGGCAGCGGCTCCTCGGCGGGCAGGGGCGGCACGGCGAACTCGGCGACCTCGGCGTTGGCGGCGTACCCGCAGGCGTCGCACCGGAACAGGGTGTCCTCGCCGTGGGGACTCTCGGCCATCCACTCGTGGGACACGGCGCCGCCCATCATCCCCGTCGCCGCCTGCACGGGGATGGCCTCCACGCCGCAGCGGGCGAAGATGCGCGCATACGCCTCGTAATGCGCCTGGTACTGCGCCTCCAACCCGGCCTCGTCCACATCCAGCGAATAGGAATCCTTCATGACGAACTCGCGCACCCGGACAAGCCCCCCGCGAGGGCGCGGCTCGTCCCGGAACTTGGTCTGGAAGTGGTAGATGAGCGCGGACAGGTGCCGATAGGAGCGGATCTCCCCGGCGGCCAACAGCGTGGCGACCTCCTCGTGGGTCATGGCCAGCACCATGTCACGCCCGGCCCGGTCCTGGAACCGCAC
Coding sequences within:
- a CDS encoding response regulator transcription factor; this encodes MSIKVLLIDDEPMMKRMLAEVFRPPEFEFLAAPDGREGLRLAYDFRPDVILLDIMMPGMSGWEVCQRIREFSPVPIIMLTAMGQTTDKVRGLDMGADDYITKPVDLEEVRARVKALLRRAAVGEQTACLYSIGGDYLTIDPIARRVRVAGHEISLTPTEYNLLLYFVTHPDRPLSYGELLDNVWGPGYEGAVSNLKLYILYLRRKIEPDPENPIYIVNERGVGYRFVRSPLQEK
- a CDS encoding gamma carbonic anhydrase family protein, with translation MNVAIYQFENRIPTIGQNTYIHPSASVIGDVSIGEGCWIGPGASIRGDYGRITIGNYTSIEENVVVHARPDEQTVIGDWVTIGHAAVIHNATIHDYAVIGMRAVVSDWAIVGVWSVVAEGAVVRQSQEVPGGKIAVGVPARLLEKDVTAEYRAQWTHFKKIYVDLARRYPDGLKLLRP
- a CDS encoding deoxynucleoside kinase yields the protein MVKRFVIVAGNIGSGKTSLTTLVAQRLGWKAYYESVEDNPYLADFYADMRQWSFHLQIFFLGHRAELHRRIAALPESVIQDRSIYEDRHIFAQALFDMGMMRKRDFDAYVRLYDMIAAHLPIPSLLIYLQASVPTLARRIRLRGRDIESGITEDYLARLNELYRVWMEGFNLCPVLTVPADDLDFVNSADHLDIICTRILDRLQGKEEVILKP
- a CDS encoding DNA-binding protein; amino-acid sequence: MSTITVVLPDDRLIQLRELATRLGIAPEDLARASIEDLLSQPDEAFQKAAEKVLSKNADLYKRLAAQ
- a CDS encoding proline--tRNA ligase; protein product: MRLSQIFGNTLRDAPSDAELPSHRLLVRAGMIRAVGSGIYAFLPLGWRVLRKIQAIIREEMNRIGGQEMLMPVVNPADLWRATGRYDSVGPELVRFQDRAGRDMVLAMTHEEVATLLAAGEIRSYRHLSALIYHFQTKFRDEPRPRGGLVRVREFVMKDSYSLDVDEAGLEAQYQAHYEAYARIFARCGVEAIPVQAATGMMGGAVSHEWMAESPHGEDTLFRCDACGYAANAEVAEFAVPPLPAEEPLPLEEVATPGCKTIQAVADFLGVPTSKTMKAVFYTAGERLIFAVIRGDLEVNEAKLCRVLGVGSVAPADEAALARAGVAAGYASPIGVRGLTVVADPSITTGANFVAGANRSGYHVRNANYPRDFQADFFADIAAAYDGAPCGRCGSPLRATRAIEVGHLFKLGTRYSEALGATYLDADGAERPIVMGSYGIGLGRLMAVIVEQHHDDWGILWPASVAPYDVHLVGLNLEDEEVRRAAEEVYAELRGAGLETLYDDRAESPGVKFADADLIGVPVRITVSRRAMKQGGAEVKRRGDKDVAVIPRSELVAAVRRMMS